Proteins encoded in a region of the Mucilaginibacter sabulilitoris genome:
- a CDS encoding capsule assembly Wzi family protein, which produces MRTIKIGFFAIALLVMSRLVVHGQSLPVGTVALEDYYRRGQLLGNTDSSVSFMVRPLFPSYIKNHSDAFYPDSTEKRYNLLRADGAFQSADGKLKGSFLPLNFQTQFNSDHPYGWNDGAMIPAKGLQTFVSAGIFMQYGPLTIQFRPEFVSAVNPKFDTFNGGHYDVIFARYYDIYNNIDLPVRFGPSAYNRAFWGQSSIRLNYKTFSFGLSTENLWWGPGIRNSLLMSNSAPGFKHLTLNTLRPIKTPLGFFEGQLIAGRLENSGFPPLVPDHVFFGTNLYVPKPTDWRYLSGIIVTWQPKWIPGLFLGFDQSSQIYGKNLNGLKDYLPFFSPIKSSTAPDNPLDQKDQRSSLFMRWLWTAEHAEIYFEWGHNNSSADLTQSLLSPDKSRAYIWGLRKVLPFNRSRDENIMIGVEVATLQENDVNNILNGTEWYVSKSIPQGYTNRGEGLGAGIGPGANLQSLDISWVKGLKRLGLQIERYAHNNDFYYYAFTDSKDFRRHWVDLSLALDGEWNYKNLIFNAKIQGIRAINYQWYLTQGPADPYFVNGINAYNLQIQAGVTYRF; this is translated from the coding sequence ATGAGGACTATTAAAATCGGTTTTTTTGCGATAGCGTTATTGGTAATGTCGCGTTTGGTTGTTCATGGACAATCTTTACCGGTTGGTACAGTGGCTTTGGAAGATTACTATAGAAGAGGCCAGTTGCTTGGTAACACTGATTCTAGCGTTTCCTTTATGGTGCGTCCGCTTTTCCCTAGTTATATAAAGAACCACAGTGATGCGTTTTATCCCGACAGTACAGAAAAACGATATAATTTATTGCGTGCAGACGGGGCTTTTCAATCTGCAGATGGCAAATTAAAGGGGAGTTTTTTACCCCTTAATTTTCAAACTCAGTTCAATTCAGACCATCCTTACGGCTGGAATGATGGTGCCATGATACCAGCTAAGGGACTTCAGACGTTCGTTAGCGCAGGCATATTTATGCAATATGGACCCTTAACAATTCAGTTTAGGCCAGAGTTTGTTTCCGCTGTCAATCCCAAATTCGACACTTTTAACGGAGGACATTATGATGTTATCTTTGCCCGTTACTATGACATTTACAACAATATTGATTTGCCTGTGAGGTTCGGTCCCAGCGCTTATAACAGAGCTTTTTGGGGCCAAAGCAGCATCAGGTTAAATTATAAAACATTTTCTTTCGGGCTGTCAACAGAGAATCTATGGTGGGGGCCTGGAATAAGGAATTCCTTATTAATGAGCAATTCAGCACCTGGTTTTAAGCATTTGACCTTGAATACCTTGCGGCCGATAAAAACACCCCTTGGCTTCTTTGAAGGTCAACTCATAGCGGGAAGGCTCGAAAACTCGGGGTTTCCGCCGTTAGTACCTGACCATGTTTTTTTTGGGACTAACTTATACGTTCCCAAACCAACCGATTGGAGGTATCTTTCGGGGATTATTGTGACCTGGCAACCAAAATGGATTCCGGGCCTATTTTTAGGATTTGATCAAAGTTCGCAAATCTATGGAAAAAATCTAAACGGGCTAAAGGATTACTTGCCATTTTTTTCGCCAATCAAGTCATCCACAGCGCCAGACAATCCGTTGGACCAAAAAGATCAGCGAAGCTCGCTGTTTATGCGCTGGCTCTGGACAGCGGAACATGCGGAAATTTATTTTGAATGGGGACATAATAATTCCTCTGCTGATTTGACGCAGTCCCTATTATCGCCAGACAAGTCGCGAGCTTATATTTGGGGGCTTAGAAAAGTATTGCCGTTTAATAGATCTAGGGATGAAAATATCATGATAGGTGTAGAAGTAGCTACCCTACAGGAAAATGATGTCAATAATATTTTAAATGGAACAGAGTGGTATGTCAGCAAAAGCATTCCGCAAGGATATACCAACAGAGGAGAGGGTTTAGGTGCTGGGATCGGCCCTGGGGCAAATTTGCAATCGTTGGATATCAGCTGGGTTAAAGGGCTAAAAAGGCTCGGTTTACAGATCGAACGCTATGCGCATAATAATGATTTTTATTATTATGCCTTTACCGACAGCAAAGATTTTAGGCGGCACTGGGTAGACCTGAGTTTAGCACTTGATGGGGAGTGGAATTACAAGAACCTGATTTTTAATGCCAAAATACAGGGTATCCGTGCTATAAACTATCAATGGTATTTAACGCAAGGCCCTGCTGATCCATATTTCGTTAACGGAATAAATGCATATAATTTACAGATACAGGCTGGAGTCACGTACAGGTTTTAA